In the genome of Mastacembelus armatus unplaced genomic scaffold, fMasArm1.2, whole genome shotgun sequence, the window TAAGGCTTGTTCTCAGTCAGAGCTGATGAGCCCAGTTTCAGCACCacgacacacaaacacagtccaGCCGCACGTTTCAGCTCTTTGCTTCTGTCAGACCAGTCAGCCACATCATGCTGACCTGGACTTCCCAGCTCAAACGCTGAGTGAGAGAAGTCCAATGTATTGACATGTATCACGTTGTGTTTCAGCAGCTACAATCCCTGTTCTAACAAGGTGCTGCTTTAGAACCAGGTGGTCCAGTTGGACATTAGGACTCCTGCTATATTCTGTCCCCATGACTTTGCTTTATTATGGGGATGTTGATGGATTTTATTAGGCTTTTTTCTGATTGACAAACTTTTCTGGGTGTCGTAGTTAAAAAGCTGTGGTCAGAAGGATGTGAAGCTGGATGATACTGAAGTTTCCTGACAAATGTTTCACTTTAACTTGgtttagaaaagaaaatgggTCAAATGTCTGAGGATTCATTTCCAACTTTGTTCTGTGTTGTCACATGTGGGAGACTGGTTTCTGTAACGTCTGATGCCTTTTAGCTGAATTTGGAAAGGCGTGTCCCTCCAATCACGACCTTTTAAACTCTGGGCCCCAGGTGCTCAGGTGGTCGCCGAGTCCGCcgcagaaacacacagcccGCTGAAGCAGCACCACCAGGACCCGAACCTTTTCTCCCTCGTTGGCCCAAACACGTCGGTTTGGTGCCGGATCAAGAAGGACCAGCGCCTTGACCATTaaaccagaagaagaagaaggaaaaaatgaGTCAACAGGTGCGGAGGCAGAGACGAGGGAAACCTGCAGACAAACGTTATTATTCACCTGAACAGGAGCAGGACCAGGGACCCAGAGTCCGGCAAAGGTGAGACACCGAGCGTTTCTTTAGCAAAGACACTTTGTTGGTGCGACCCTCCCTCATTGTTTGTCTGCACCTGCTACAGGTGCGTGACGCCCCAACACGCAGAGCAGCGTGGCCGCATGGCGGACTGAGCTTCAAGGCCTTCAGGCTCAAAGTGCCTCCTTAAAACCACGTCGGACCGAGACCAGACATCGGGTCTGCAACGTGTGGATCCATAAGGGCCCTGAAGACTCGTGGACAAAGGTGAGCTTGTCCTTTAGATGGTTTCCGTGACTGAAGAACCTGGGCTCAACAAGCACTGGCTCTTTAACACCACTATGGCTCTGCCTGTCTCTCCGATGTCCTGCAGGGGAGCAGTTTAGCCGTGGATCATGGTCAGGCCTCCAGACACAGTCCTAAGGGAAGTATTGTAGAGTCTGTTGTCTTTGTATCTGTCTCGTGTCCTAGAAAGTCAGCAGCCTAGTTATTAACATCTGAACTAGTCTTCCAGATGAGCATCTGCAGCCCAGATCAGACTTTGATAATGATTTGCTCCTTGTATGAAGTGGAGAGTGATTACTAGGGAAGTTTGGACATGGTCAGACTGGGATTGTCCAAACAGGAAGTTACTATGTTGTAATGTTAAGAGGAGTTTTGTTGTTGATCATCATCCAAATTCTGATAGAAATCCAATGTTGGTTGTACCTGagggttcagtctctgggtCGTCTCTCTGTTGGTAAGAAACATCTAACTTCAGTTCAGAAGTCCAGTTTTTCTTTGGCTCACGTTTCTGTCCCACACTCGTAGGTTCTTATTGACCGTTGATCTCCACAAGACCATTTCTAGTTCAGCTCTTGGCTCCAAGAAGGAAGTTGATGAAGTGAGTTTAGTTCCACTGTTTGAAGTTGGGTCTTGGCTTTCTGAAAATCAGTCAGTAGAAGTTTGAGGATTCATCAGTTGAGCAAAAAGTGcagcacaaacatcagctgcattttaACCTTTGATTTCTTGAATCCTCTGGTCATCCAGGCTGCATTTGTCACCTTCCTTATCTTGATGTTGCACAGTATAATTCACTGGATCATTTCTCATTAGAGACTGAAACAAACCAGTGTGAGCTGTTCCCTGTGGAGCTGTTCCCAAAAtccaccagcaggtggcaccaGAACAGTCCTGTCAGAGGAGCTGATGGTCTAACTGGACCCCTCTTCTCTGATAAACAGCTGAGTTCATGTGTTTCCTCTGAAATCTTGATCTTTGACTTGAGTCTTTCATCAGGAAAGTTGAGCTTCAGTCCCACACAGTGACTTGAGACTTGGACTCTGAGATTTAGGACTTGGGAACAACCTTTGTTTGACTTTTTAGTGCATCAACATGAAGGAGAAGAAATATCTTTTCCTACAGTCAAAAACCAAAGCTCTTTATGAAGCAGCAGGACTTGGAGAGTTGCAGAAACAGCTTCCTGACTGTGAACCTTccttcatatttaatgttggAGTTTCTAGAAGTTCCAGCTCTGTACATGGAGCGTGTGGCTGTCATGCTGTCGTCCTGCAGCCTTGTTGAGCAAAGTGGAAACAGCTAaatccttcaaagtaaaagccactGAAGCCAATGATCTGTTTGGCTGTGAACCAAAAGGCTGGTGGATCCAGGCCACCAGGAACAGAGAGGTTAGTCCAGAAACCACCAGGTGGAATCATCTCACAGCAACAACCTGCTTTATTGgacaaactgattttatttgactccagttcagacttttattgtcttcattcacagaatgaattaaaataaagagataaaacaatgaaatataaagttattatatttcCAAATTAGTGTTGTTCTATTTACAAATGTACACAAATATCAATGTTTGCAACAATaggaacaaatacaaaatgtaacatacataaataaaacagagcaacaatatgagcaacaggaaggaaaagatgtgtttttctgtgttttcttctttgaaacATGGAACATACATGAAGCATCAATAATGGACCAAGTAAAGATGGAGAACGCTGTTTCCTCCATCAGGtccattatttttctgtatcagctgtgtgttctGGCTTTTATACTATGGCCACTTCctgagcaacaggaaggaaaagatgtgtttttctgtgttttcctctttgaAACATGGAACATACATGAAGCATCAAGTTGCTGCTCAGGTTACCTGCTGGTTTGTCTGATGTGTCctgatgtgcagttttctgacCTGCAGCCAATGACAAACCACTGATTTCTGTCTGAGCTGGAAAATGGACTTTAGGGTTGGTCTGATTCTGTTGATCAAACGAGTTCCTCTGATGCAGAACCTGAGCtgtagtttctttttcttctggaatctttttttccagtctgaTCCTTATTGAaccaacagtaacacacagtcagtccagctgctgctgctgctgctgctgtcagtcccagTCCACAGATGAGGACGATCCATCTCCAACCTGCTGCGTCTGGTCTCTCAGGTTCTCTCTCAGGTTCAGACCAGTCCCTCGCTGCTGTaaagagacaaatcaaatctgtgtcTTTCATGTGAAGAAACAACTTTTCTGCAAGAAGGACGtgaatcagttcagttcaggcagagcaggaaggaTTGTAGTTTCCACAATACTTTTCTTCTCTGACTCTTATTTAGcaaaaagctgctgaaatgaatctgtgaggaaagtttcactgaaccaacttacctgtgacGTTGAGGCGACAGCTGTTATAGGCTCTACCACCACCTGTCTTCACGTGACACAGGTACAGaccagagtcctcagtcctgagtctggacacatgaagtctgactcgtccttctctgaggacgtctttgtcaaactggactcgtcctgaaaactgtttgtcctgagactctgggacctc includes:
- the LOC113133380 gene encoding uncharacterized protein LOC113133380; protein product: MVCWILLLISLTPFTWGTFVVNVTQSSYQAEENHDITLDWTFTTTAHMSLSAVYIFCQLLTEDKDPVLFHLHEGVEVPESQDKQFSGRVQFDKDVLREGRVRLHVSRLRTEDSGLYLCHVKTGGGRAYNSCRLNVTAARDWSEPEREPERPDAAGWRWIVLICGLGLTAAAAAAAGLTVCYCWFNKDQTGKKDSRRKRNYSSGSASEELV